CACTTTTTGGGGCTGCGGCGACGCCGCCCGTTGGGAGACAGGTCTCCCCGGGCGGCTTCGCCGCAGCCGCAAGCAAAGTGGACATGACGTCAGTTGCTCACCTCGTCATAGCCGTAGAGATTGTCACCGCGCGTGGCATAGTTGCGGTCGGGGCCGGCGCTGATGAGGTACGGATCGCCGGTCGGCGGCAGGCCCAGGTCACGGTTCTCCGGGTCGGCGAGCACGATCGGCATGCCCCACGCGTCACGGATCGCGCCGGTGTTCAGCCCGAGCGTGGAAGCCAGCGCCGTCGCGTGGGCGTCGGCGGCCCGACCGTCGAAACGCGGAAGCTCGTCCCGTGACGCCCGCGGCAACAACGCCTGCAACTGGGCGATCCGCTCGCGGGTGAGCTGCTCACGCTTGTTGGTCTTCACGAACTCCGCCATCTCGGCGGCAACGGCAAGCAGCGCCACCAACAGCATCACCGTCGTCGCGAGTTCCAGCCAAGTGAAGCCCGCGCGGGATCGGACCGGCACCCGTCGGGTGCCGGCTATTGCGGGAGAGTTTCGCGGCGTCCGCGGCATGCCCGATCAGCCGCCGACCACGACGTCGTCGGTTTCCTCGAGGGCGGTGCGGTTGCCATTGAACTGTTCTTGGGCCGTTCCATCGGTCACGACGGTCAGATACCGCTGGTCGGAGCCTGGCGAGAGCAGGACATAATTGTTTTCGACCACCGCCGCCTCGCCCTGACCGATAGCACCGTCGCGGCTGAGGTCGCCAAGCAGGACGGCAAACTGGTCGCCACTGAGCAGGCCGATGTTGTGGTTGGCGTTGAACAGACTCGTGTTGTCGAGTCCCACGAACGAGCCGGCCGTGTAGATGTTCGGCTTCTTGGCGCGGGCGGGGTAGTAGAGGATCGGCTTGCCGGTGAGATCGAGGATGGCCGAGCCGTTGATCTTGAAGCTGTCGGGGGAAAGGTACGGGTCCTGGGTCAGACGACTATCGGCCCCTTTGGAGAAGCCGGCACCTTCGACGCCATCGACGAACTGGCCGAACTGTTGCCAGTTGGGCGTGTTGCCGAAATCGGCCGTCGATGCCTCATCGGTGACGGCCACGTAGACGTCGTCGAACGTCGTCCCGTCGCGCCCGACCGTGCCGGGCGAGACGTCGGTCAGTGCGGTGTTCAGCGGCACCCCCAGCGAGTCCGGATCGCTGGCGGCGACCAGCGCGGGCACCGGTCCGATGAGGGCTTGACCGAGCACGGCAAAACCGGTCCCCGCTGTATCGACACGCGGGTAACGGCCATAATCCTGGGCATAGGCATCAAGGGCCGTGCCGATCGTGACGAGGTCCGCCCGCATCCGCGCGGTCTCACCCGCACCGACGGCCCGGAGCGTGATCGGCAGCAACAGACCGACCAAAAGAACAACGATGCCGATGACGACCAGCAGTTCCAGGAGCGTGAAGGCGTGGGCGCGTCTGTTCGTCGGTCGATTCATCGATTCGTCCCTCAAATCCCGCCGAAGTTGGTGATGTCATCACGCGTGCCGTAGATCCGGTCCCGGCCGGCGGAGATCAGGATGAACCCGTCCTTCTGGCGTGGCTGGCCGGCGATTTCAGGGTTGCCGAAGTACGCGGTGAAACCGTAGGTCTTGTCATCGATGAGCAGGCTGTCGACCACACCGGCGCGATCGGCGGGATTCACCAGGGACCGGAGGCCGTGGGTCGTGTCGGCCGACTTGTCCGGCTTGTCACCGGCGGCCGTGATGGGCGAGCCAGTGTAGATGAACACCTGCGAAAGGTCGTACTGGCCCAGCGGGTCACTCGCATCGCCGTCGGCAAGCTCGGTGGCATCGGACACGGACACCGATGTACCACGATTCGCACGCAGATAAAGGATCGGGAGTGGATCAGCAAAACGATCGACGAACTCGGGGATGATCGTGTCGTCGATCTTCTGGCCGGCGACATCGACGAACCGACCGTTAAGCCCACCACCCTCGTCGATCCAAGACAAGTCATTCGGCTGCGGGTTGAAGTACGGGCTGAAACGCTTGTCGAGGCGCGTGCCGCGGAGTTCGATCGGGCCTTGGCCGACTGTATCAGGCTGATAAGTTCCGTCCGGCATCGCCCCACCGAGCAAGCCGAGGACGAGATTTTCGGTTCCGGTGATGCCGCGAGCACCAGTAGTCGGCGGAATGTCGCCCTCGTAAAGAAAAGTAGGATTGGTGGTCGCCGGCTGACCAAACACGGGGTTGGTCACTCCCGTGCCGATGAGTCTGTTCGGAATCGGCCCCGGATACCCCCCCAGATCAACGGCGTAGGCCTCCGCCGCACCGGATAGCTGCTGAATGAGCGACGCGGTCGCCGCCACTTGGGCCGACTCGCGGACTCGGCTCACCGTCGGCACGAGAATGCCAACCAGCAAGGCGATGATCCCGATGACCACCATGAGTTCGACGAGCGTGAAGGCAGCCTGATTTTGACGGGAGCGTTGCATGTGGGATTTCCTCGGGGAACTGTTCGCGACGTCCGGTTTTAGCCCGACACCGTCTGGATCAGGGTCACCATCGGCGCGAACAGCGCGATCACGATGAAGCCGACGATCAGACCCAGCACCACCACCATCACCGGTTCGAGGATCGAGATCAGCGACGACACCAGAACGTCGACATCGTTGTCATAGTTGTCGGCGACCTTCATGAGCATCTTGTCCAAATCACCGGTTTCCTCACCGACGTCGACCATGTTCACCACAATCGCGTCGACGACCTTGGTCTGCCGCAGCGGGTCGGCCATCGACTCACCTTCACGGATGGCGTCGTGAACCTTGGTCAGAGCGCGGCTGTAAACCTCGTTGCCGCAGGTCTCGCGGGTGATGTTGATGGCGTCAAGGATCGGCACACCGGCGGAGATCAGCGTGCCCAGGGTTCGAGTGAAGCGGGCGATGGCCGACTTACCGATGATCGCACCGAGGATCGGTACCTTGAGCTTGAGCAGGTCGGTGAAGTACTTGCCGCCGTCGGAGATGCGGATGAGCTTCCAGACCAACACGATCGCGATCGGACTGAACAGCACATACGCCCAGCCGTACTGCGTCGCGAACCACCGTGAAATCGCCAGCAGCGCCTTGGTCACGCCGGGCAGTTCGACATCGAAGTCCTGGAAGATTTCCTCGAACTTCGGAATCACGAAGATCATGATCATCGTCACGATCGAGACGGCGATGAAGATGACCACCGCCGGGTAGATCATCGCACCGATGACCTTCTTCTTCAGTCGGGCGGCCTTCTCCATGAAGTCGGCCAGACGGCTGAGGATGATGTCGAGCACACCGCCGGCCTCACCGGCATTGATCATGTTGACGTACAGCTTGTCGAAGGCCTTGGGGAACTGGGCCATCGCTTCCGACAGCGAGCCGCCGGATTCGACCTCATCGGCCACGCCGCCGACGACTGCCTTGAGCAGACCGGGACGCTGTTGTTGTTCGAGAATCTGCAGCGACCGCAGTATCGGCAGACCCGCGTCCTGCAGGGTCGAAAGCTGACGGGTGAAGTTCACCAACTGCTTCTGCGGCACCCCGCCGATCGCGAAGGGCATCTTGCGCTTGGTGCTGACCGGGGCGGCTTCCTTGTCCTTGCCCTTCTTCTTGGCCGCCCGCTTGGCCGACTTCTCACGGACCTTGGTGGGAAAGAAACCTTTGCCGCGGATCTTGGCAATGGCCTCTTCACTGCTACCGGCCTCGATCTCGTCCTTGACCTCCTGGCCGGACGAGTTCATCGCTTCGTACACATAAGTCGCCATGCGGTGCTCCAACGTTGGCCCGCCCCGGTGGCCCGGAACGGTCGGCGGACCCCGTCGGCCATGGTCAAGCCGCGGGGCGTGGTCTTACGCCGCTATCGCCGGTTCGCCGGGACGGCAGACCGGGAGCGGCTTAGTTCGAGCATTCTAGGGTTTGTCCACCGGGTTGAAAGCCCCCGGGCGCCCGTCGCATCTCCAATCCGAACAGCGACTTACAAATTCCGGACAAACGCCGCCGCCGTTCGGATGTCTTCGACCCGTTTGACCCCAGCTTCGCGCTCGATGGGCAACGCACCCTGATAATCGCTCAGTTCGGCGAAGAAGGCCGCCCAATCGACTTTGCCCTCGCCGACGGGCACCTCGGTGCCCCACTCCCCGGTCGTTCCCGAGGGGATCGCGTCCTTGAGATGGACTTGGGCGATGCGGGGCCGAAGTTGCTTGAGGGCGGCAATCGGGTCGCCCGAGCCATACAAGAGCATGTTCGCGGGGTCGAAGTTGACCCTCACGTCGGCGCCAAGTTTGTCGAGGAAGCCCATCAGCGTGTCGGCCGACTCCTGGCCGGTTTCGAGCGCGATCCGGCAGCCGTGCTCGCCGAACAGCTGGGTCACTTCGCCGATCCGATCAAGGAGTTTGCCGAAGAGGGGCACGGCCGGGTCTTCCGGTATGAAGCCGGCGTGAAAGGTCACGAGTTCGATGCCGAGCTGCCCGGCGATCGGCGCACAGGCCGCCATTCGCTCCCGCGTCGCCGGCCAAGTCTCGTCGGACACCACCCCGCCAGTGCGGTGGATCGCCGCGATCGTCGAATAGTCCTCCCCGACGCAAGTGACCATGCCGCTAACACACTCGATGCCGTCGAGCCCACCGACATCCCAGCCGTCCTCGGCGAACGGGTCGAGGTGCATTTGGACACGCCGGATGTCGACGGCATCAAGCTGACGGCGCAAGTCAGCCGCATCGCTCGGCTGTAGCGACCAGGAACAAACCGCGAGACGCTCGGCGAGATTCATGGGCTGAGTTTAACGGCGATAGCGGCCGACTACACCCGCGCGGCAAGCACCCCACCGACATCAAGCATCGTCCGCAAGCCCGGCCCACTCCGCGGCAACACGCGGCAACCGTTGACCAGCGCGGCCACGGTCGCCGAGTCACCCGGCGTGCCCGTCTCGACCCGCACCTTCATCGGCACCGGCCCCTGCACGTCGACACTGTCGAAACTCTCCGGCTCGCCCACCGCCATGATCAGGTCGAGGAACAGCTTGAGCCCGTCGCCCTCCCAGCCGCCGGTGTTGTGCATGCCACGAACCTTGCCCGGCTCGATCATGCCGAGGGCCGAGTCCAACGGCTTGTCCGTGGTGAGCGGTTCGAGCGTCTCAACCACCGCACCGGCCGGGATGGTCTTGCCCAGTGCTGCGGCGAGCAGACAAACCGACTCGGCCATGCCCTTGTGACCGATCTTGCCCTGCGCCTTCAGGCCGTTGAACTCGCCCACCGTCATGGTCGCCCCGACCTTGCGTTGCAACGGCTCGCGACGCGACTCGGCTTTGACCCGGCGCACCGCCGTGACCGCCGACACTTCGAGCACCATGCTGCTCACCACGGCCGGGAAGTAGTCCAACACGAAGCCGGGGTTCACGCCCGTACCAAGCAGCGAAACGCCGGCCGCTTCGGCTTCCTTGTCGATCTCGGCGGCCAGCTCGGCATGGCGGTACTTCGGCCAGAGCATTTCCTCGCAGCTGCTGATGACGTGCGTTTTCTGCTGAATGCATTTTCGCACTAATGGTGCGATCGCGTCGAAGTAGCTGGTCGTGCAAAGGATCGCGACATCGGCATCGCCCGACAATTCCTCCACGACCACCGGCCCATCCTCGACCGGCAACGTGCCGACCACCGCCGGGGCAACGTCAACCAGTTCAACCAACTCCATGCCCGGATCGGCCACGACCGCTTTCGCGGCGGCAACGCCGATCGGACCCAAACCCACGACTGCAATCTTCAAGGTATTCATGTTCTGCCTGTCAACCTTTCACCGCGCCGGCCATGATGCCTCGCGTCAGGAATCGCTGCGCTGCGAGGTAGACCACGACCATCGGCACCAACGCCAACACCGACGCCGCGTAAGCCAAGCGCAGGTTGCTCGCGAACACGCCCAGCAACTGATTGATCGCAACCGGCAACGTGAACTTGTCTTCGCTTTGCAACACCACCAACGGCCAGAGCAGGTTGGACCACGCCCCGATGATTGAGAAGATCGCCAGCGTCGCCAACGTCGGGCGAATCAGCGGGAGCATCACGTGCCACCAGACGCGCAGCGCGTTGGCCCCGTCCATGTGAGCCGCTTCCTCGAGTTCCTTCGGCACGCCGAGCATCGCCTGTCGGCACAGGTAAATCCCGAACGCCGTCACTGAGAACGGAAGAAACACGGCGATCAGCGTGTCGAACAGACCCAGGTCCGCGATCGTCACGAACAACGGCACGACGATCACCTGCTCGGGCACCATCAGCGTCGCGAGAATCACCATGAACAGGAATGACTTGCCGCGAAACTCCATGCGGGCCAGCGGATACGCGGCCAGCGCGGCGAGGATGCAGTTGAGCGTGGCTTGGACGGTGGTGACCAGCACGCTGTTGAGCAGCGCCCGCCAGATGCCGCCCTCGTCGAGGACGGTGCCGAAGTTGTCGAGCGTTACGTCGGCCGGAGCGACGATGTCGTTCATCGCGTAGTCCCCGCCAGCCGGTTGCAACGCGACGTTGAGCAACCAAAGCGCCGGACCGATCGCGAGAAGCACCAACACCGCGGCGGCGGTGTAGTACAGCGCTTTGAGAATGGGCGGGCGTTCGGTCATCAAATCACACACGGGGCCTGGTCACTTAAGTGACCAGGCCGAGTCGGTCAGGTCTCACGGGTCAAACGTAGCTGCACGAAACTGAATATCAGAATCACCAAGAACAGCGACACCCCCACCGCACAAGCGGCCCCGAACGAACCATCCTCGAACGCCGTCTCGTAGATCAACGGCACCGCCGTCTTGCTCGCCACGGGCGCACCGCGCACCGTCACGTACAGCTCGTCGAACACCTTGAGCGCACTGATCGAACTGATCAACGCCACCAATACGACGACGGGTTTGATGCTCGGCAGCGTCACGTTCCAAAACACACTGACCCGCCCCGCCCCGTCGATGCTCGCGGCTTCCTCGAGTTCCTTCGGCACCGCCAGCAACGCCGCAGCGAAGATCATCATGTAGTAGCCGAACCCCTTCCAGAGCGTGACGGTCGCCGCAGTGACGAGGACCCACGGATACTCGCTGAGCCACGGCACGTTTCCCGGCAACACGGAGTTGAGCATGCCGTTGTTTTCGTTGAACAACACCCGCCACGCGATCGCCGCGACGATCGTCGGCGTCACCACCGGCAGGAACAACAACGCCCGCATCCACGGCCCCAAACCCCGCAACCCACTCGTCACCACCAACGCCGCCCCGAGCGACACCGCCATCAACACCGGCGTCACCAGTAGGTATAGAAACGAGTTGCCCAGGCACCACCAGAACCGCTCACTGCTCAGCACCCGTCGAAAGTTCTCCAGCCCGACAAACTCCGCATCACCCCACAACCCGCCGGGCGCGAACAGGTCGACGCGGGTGAACGAAAGCGCGAACACCTGAATCGCCGTCCACACCACGAACACGCCGAGAATGACCACGGCGGGTGTAAGGAAGGCGTACGGGGTTGTGGACGCGTGGCGGTTCATCGAGGTGGTGGGAATGACGAATGACGAGTTCCCGAATGACGAATGAAATCCGAAGGCTCAAGTGACGAAGGCTCCGGATTTCGGATTTGGACATTCATTCGCCATTCGGAAACTCGTCATTCGGATTTTCACTTGTAGCTCATTCCTTCCGCGTCCGCCCGCAACATGCGGTTCCATTCGGCGTCAACCTCGGCGAGCACCGCCGCCAAATCCGTGTCTTCCAGCAGCACCCGCTTGATCCCGTCGTTGAACGCGCGGCGCATGTCGGGCCAAGGACCGACCGGTGGGTTGTAGCTGCGTGCGTTCATCAGGCCGGCGGCACTGAGCGCTGTCGCGGCGGTGATCTTGGTGCTCTGGTCGGTGAACGCCGGGTCGTCGAGCGAGGCAACGGTGCTCGGCAGCCGCGAAGCG
Above is a genomic segment from Planctomycetota bacterium containing:
- a CDS encoding type II secretion system F family protein, which translates into the protein MATYVYEAMNSSGQEVKDEIEAGSSEEAIAKIRGKGFFPTKVREKSAKRAAKKKGKDKEAAPVSTKRKMPFAIGGVPQKQLVNFTRQLSTLQDAGLPILRSLQILEQQQRPGLLKAVVGGVADEVESGGSLSEAMAQFPKAFDKLYVNMINAGEAGGVLDIILSRLADFMEKAARLKKKVIGAMIYPAVVIFIAVSIVTMIMIFVIPKFEEIFQDFDVELPGVTKALLAISRWFATQYGWAYVLFSPIAIVLVWKLIRISDGGKYFTDLLKLKVPILGAIIGKSAIARFTRTLGTLISAGVPILDAINITRETCGNEVYSRALTKVHDAIREGESMADPLRQTKVVDAIVVNMVDVGEETGDLDKMLMKVADNYDNDVDVLVSSLISILEPVMVVVLGLIVGFIVIALFAPMVTLIQTVSG
- a CDS encoding prepilin-type N-terminal cleavage/methylation domain-containing protein; protein product: MNRPTNRRAHAFTLLELLVVIGIVVLLVGLLLPITLRAVGAGETARMRADLVTIGTALDAYAQDYGRYPRVDTAGTGFAVLGQALIGPVPALVAASDPDSLGVPLNTALTDVSPGTVGRDGTTFDDVYVAVTDEASTADFGNTPNWQQFGQFVDGVEGAGFSKGADSRLTQDPYLSPDSFKINGSAILDLTGKPILYYPARAKKPNIYTAGSFVGLDNTSLFNANHNIGLLSGDQFAVLLGDLSRDGAIGQGEAAVVENNYVLLSPGSDQRYLTVVTDGTAQEQFNGNRTALEETDDVVVGG
- a CDS encoding carbohydrate ABC transporter permease yields the protein MTERPPILKALYYTAAAVLVLLAIGPALWLLNVALQPAGGDYAMNDIVAPADVTLDNFGTVLDEGGIWRALLNSVLVTTVQATLNCILAALAAYPLARMEFRGKSFLFMVILATLMVPEQVIVVPLFVTIADLGLFDTLIAVFLPFSVTAFGIYLCRQAMLGVPKELEEAAHMDGANALRVWWHVMLPLIRPTLATLAIFSIIGAWSNLLWPLVVLQSEDKFTLPVAINQLLGVFASNLRLAYAASVLALVPMVVVYLAAQRFLTRGIMAGAVKG
- a CDS encoding type II secretion system protein, whose amino-acid sequence is MQRSRQNQAAFTLVELMVVIGIIALLVGILVPTVSRVRESAQVAATASLIQQLSGAAEAYAVDLGGYPGPIPNRLIGTGVTNPVFGQPATTNPTFLYEGDIPPTTGARGITGTENLVLGLLGGAMPDGTYQPDTVGQGPIELRGTRLDKRFSPYFNPQPNDLSWIDEGGGLNGRFVDVAGQKIDDTIIPEFVDRFADPLPILYLRANRGTSVSVSDATELADGDASDPLGQYDLSQVFIYTGSPITAAGDKPDKSADTTHGLRSLVNPADRAGVVDSLLIDDKTYGFTAYFGNPEIAGQPRQKDGFILISAGRDRIYGTRDDITNFGGI
- a CDS encoding sugar ABC transporter permease — its product is MNRHASTTPYAFLTPAVVILGVFVVWTAIQVFALSFTRVDLFAPGGLWGDAEFVGLENFRRVLSSERFWWCLGNSFLYLLVTPVLMAVSLGAALVVTSGLRGLGPWMRALLFLPVVTPTIVAAIAWRVLFNENNGMLNSVLPGNVPWLSEYPWVLVTAATVTLWKGFGYYMMIFAAALLAVPKELEEAASIDGAGRVSVFWNVTLPSIKPVVVLVALISSISALKVFDELYVTVRGAPVASKTAVPLIYETAFEDGSFGAACAVGVSLFLVILIFSFVQLRLTRET
- a CDS encoding sugar phosphate isomerase/epimerase family protein yields the protein MNLAERLAVCSWSLQPSDAADLRRQLDAVDIRRVQMHLDPFAEDGWDVGGLDGIECVSGMVTCVGEDYSTIAAIHRTGGVVSDETWPATRERMAACAPIAGQLGIELVTFHAGFIPEDPAVPLFGKLLDRIGEVTQLFGEHGCRIALETGQESADTLMGFLDKLGADVRVNFDPANMLLYGSGDPIAALKQLRPRIAQVHLKDAIPSGTTGEWGTEVPVGEGKVDWAAFFAELSDYQGALPIEREAGVKRVEDIRTAAAFVRNL